A stretch of DNA from Rhodococcus sp. NBC_00297:
ACTGGTCGGGCACTTCGGCACCCTGCAGACACTGCTGGCCGCCACCGCAGCCGACCTGCAGTCCGTCGAGGGCATCGGTGGGCTGTGGGCCCGGCACATCAGAGAAGGCCTGTCCCGCATGGCCGAGGCCAGCATCTCGGGGCCCTTCGATTAATCGGCCGGCCTCCGGCCTTCCCGTTCGATTGATCGGCCGGCCTCCGGCCTTCCCGTTCGACTGATCGGCCGGCTCCCGGCCTTCCCGTTCGACTAATCGGCCGGTCTTCCCGGAGGGGTTTCGTGTTCGCGCTGCGACTGCAGCACCTGCCGGAACGCGGAACTGCCGCGGGAACCGACCTCGCTGAGGCGGAACGGACGTGCGCTACGTGATGTTGAACGTCTCCGGCGCGCTGCGCAGCTGGCCGAGCTGGCCGACCACGCTGTATCCGCCGGGTCCCACCGGGTTCCGCGGCGCCGCGCACCCGGGCTCGGAGGTGGTCGCGGACCACTTCACGGCGAACGGCGCCTGCTCACCGGGCTGCAGCGTGCGGATGTCGGGAGTCGTGGTGGGGAAGCAGTCGACGTTCGACCAGAGTCGCTGCCCCTCCAGCGTGTAGACCAGCACCTGCTGCAGACCCGAACCCAGATCGCGCTCGCACGCCGAGGTTCCGATGTTGGTGACGACGACGGTGAACGCCGGCTCCTGCCCCGCGGGGTAGGACGGCTGATCGGGCGAGGCCTTCACGGCGAGAGACTGATCCGCGCACTGACCGGGAGCGACGGGCGCAGAGGACGTCGTGGCGGACGTGGACGTCGCCGACGACGAGGACGCGGCGTCTCCGCCCCCGCCGCCACCACCGGAACCTCCTGCCGGAGCTGAGCCTCCGGTCGCGGACGCGTCGGGGCGGTACGTCGTGGCAGCGGACGGTGCGAGCGAGGCGGACGCCGCGGTGGACTCGGAATCCTGCGACCCGCCACCGGCGAGCGACACCACCAGCCACACCACGAGTCCGATGACCACCACTGCGCCACCGATCGCGAGCGCGCGGCGTCGCCAGTAGATCTCGGGAGGCAAGGGTCCGTTCGGCTCGAGCACAGGTCAACCGTATGTGCCGACGCGGTGACCGAGCGGCACCTACTACGGCGTGTCGCTCGCCGTCGCTGACGAGGTGAGCAGATCACTCGCATCGGTGCGGTCGGTCGACCCCATCTCGACGTGTCCGATGTCGCCCAGCGCGCCCTGGAACTCCACCTTGCCCTCGGCCAGCTTGTACGTCAGGCCGACGATGGCGAGTTTTCCCGCGGCGACGCGCTTCTCGAGGATCGACGACCGATCGATCAGCAGCTTCCCGGTCTCGAGGACGTGGCGCGCCTCGACGTCGTCGGCGCGCGTGTACCCCAGTCGGTGGGCGTTGAGGACGGACGGCGTGACCCGCTCGACGATGTCGCGGATGAAGCCACCGGGGACGGTGCCCTCGTCCAGCGCGTTGATGGTCGCCTTGACGGCGCCACAGCTGTCGTGGCCGAGAATGACGATCAGGGGCGCTTCGAGGACCTCGGCGCCGAACTCCAGGGAACCCAGAACGGCCGAGTCGACGACCTGGCCGGCCGTGCGGACGACGAACATGTCGCCGAGGCCCTGGTCGAAGATGATCTCGGCTGCCACCCGGGAATCGGAGCACCCGAAGACGATCGCGGTGGGGTGTTGACCGTCGACGAGCGACGCGCGGTGATCCACCCCCTGGCTGGGATGCTCCGGGCGGCCGTCGACGAAACGGCGATTACCCTCGACGAGTGCGTTCCATGCTGAGCGGGGACTCGAATTAGGCATGGCCTCATTGTTACCGAAACATGAGTCACCTGCCGGTGGCGGCCCCGACTTCCGGGAAGGATCACAGACATGGACAGCGAGGTTCTGGTCTCGTGGTACCGACGCGAGGCCAGGGATCTGCCCTGGCGCCGTAGCGGTGTCAGCGGGTGGCAGATCCTGATGAGCGAGGTGATGCTGCAGCAGACTCCGGTGGCGCGGGTCGCTCCGATCTGGGTCGAGTGGGTACAGCGATGGCCGGTGCCGTCCGCCATGGCCGCGTCATCGCGGGCCGACGTCCTGCGGGCCTGGGGCAAGCTCGGCTATCCCCGTCGCGCCGCACGCCTGCACGACTGCGCCGCCGTCCTCGCCGAGCACCACGGCGACGAGACGCCGTCGGATGTCGAGACGCTGCTGACCCTGCCGGGTGTCGGGGCGTACACCGCGCGCGCCGTCGCCTGCTTCGCCTACGGGCAGCGGGTCCCCGTCGTCGACACCAACGTGCGGCGCGTCGTCGCCCGTGCGGTCCACGGCCGCGCCGAGCCCGGAAACCCCAGCACCACACGAGATCTCGCAGACACCGAGGCCTTGCTGCCCGAGGACGTCGCCACCGCGGCCACTCTGTCGGCGGCACTGATGGAGCTCGGCGCCGTCATCTGCACCGCACGCAATCCCGCCTGCGCGGACTGCCCGCTCCCGTCGTGCGCGTGGGTCGAGGCCGGTCGGCCGGCGCACGACGGACCGCCGAGGAAGGTGCAGAAGTTCGCCGGAACCGATCGGCAGGTGCGCGGAAAACTGATGGACGTACTGCGCTCCACGATGGGTCCGGTGGAGAAGTCCGAGCTCGATCTGGTGTGGACGACCGATCCCGGCCAACGTGACCGTGCCCTGAACTCGCTACTGGTCGACGGGCTCGTCGAGCAGACGTCCGCCGGCGCCTTCGCGCTCGCCGGGGAGGGCTCGTAGGAACGACTCGACAGCGCACCGGTACTCCCCCGGCCGATCGTCGTGCACCAGATGCCCGGCGCCGGCGACCACCTCGTACGTCGAGTCGTGATGCAGTGCAGCCATTCTCGCCATCTGACCCGCTGGAGTGACCGTGTGCTCCGCCTCGAGCAGCAGCGCGGGAGCACGCACTGCTCGCCACTCGTCCCAGAAGTCGCGTCGTCCCCATTCGTCCGAGATCGCCGCGAACGTGTCCACGTCTCCGTGCAGGTGCAGCCCGTCCGGCGTCCGCTCGAAGGAGTCGAGGAAGTACTGCCCCGCGACGTCACCGAAGTACGCCAGAACCGCGGCCTCGTCGGGGAACGGCTGGGGCCACGCACGGATGACGGCGGCCCACCCGTCGGAGGTGCGACCGCGGAAGTCGGGAGCCATGTCCTCGACGACGATCCCGCGCACCCGATCCGGTTCGCGCGCCGCGAGGCACCACGCGTGGAGCGCGCCCATGGAGTGACCGATCAGGATCACGGACTCGAACGGCGCCAGCGCCTCGCGCAGCTCGTCGACGAACGCCTCGGTGGTGAGGGTCGCCGGAGCAGCACGCCCGTGTCCCGCCGCCCGGGCGGCGAGGACGTGGCCGTGCTCCCGCAACCAGGGCACCTGCCGCCGCCACGTGTCCGGGCCGCCCATCAGGCCGTGCAGCAGCACGAGGGGCACTCCGGAGCCGCCGTGGTCGTCCAGCATCGCTCGACCGTAACCGTCGCAGGTAGCCTCGGGTCCATGCCAGTGGTCAAGATCAACGCCATCGAGGTGCCCGAGGGCGCCGGCCCCGAACTCGAGAAGCGCTTCGCCGCCCGCGCCGGATCGGTCGACGGCTCACCCGGTTTCCTCGGTTTCCAGTTGCTCCGCCCGGTCAAGGGCGAGAGCCGCTACTTCGTCGTCACGCAGTGGGAGGACGAGGAGTCGTTCCAGGCCTGGTCGGGTGGACCGGCTCGCGAGGCCCATTCCGGTGAGCGGGCGAAGCCGGTCGCCTCGGGTGCCTCGTTGCTGGAGTTCGACGTCGTCCTGGACGTTCCGGCCCGTCGAGACGGACCGGCCGACCGGTAAACCCGGACATGGCTGTAGGTAAGGTCGGTTCTTCACGGCAGTTCGAGCCACAGCAGTTCGAGCGGGAACGAGGTCGGCGACACATGCCCACGTCACGCAGGTACGCCATTCTGGCCGCTGCCGTCACCGCGACTCTCACGCTCGCCGGATGCTCCGCAGGCGTCGATCCGCTGCTCGAGTCGGGAGCCGCGCGCGGCGACGGATCCACGACGGAACCCGCCGACACGACCGCTGCCCCGGCCGCCGGCGCGCCGATCACGGCGGTCACCGACACCGTCCTCGGTTGGATCACGACGCCGGACCCCACCACGCTCGACCCGGCCGCGATCGACTCCTTCGCGGCGCCCGAGCTGGCGCAGGCACTGGCTCAGGTCGGCGGGCTGCTCGGTCCCGTCGCGCAGATCCTGGCGAGTGGACCCCTCACCGTGGGCGAACGGACCGAGGACGGCCTCGAGTCCACCGTGCAACTGAGCACCGGCCGGAACGCGCCCGTGACGCTGCGACTGCGCGCCACCGAGGACGGCCTGCTGTCCGGGATCCAGGCTCTGCCCGACACCGAGGGCGTCGACTCCTTCGCCTCGTCGGACGCCGCGCTCACCGCTCTCGGTGCCCGCACGTCCTACGTCGCCTCCCGCGTCACCGACGGCACCTGTACTCCCGTTCACAGCCTGAACGCGGACGACTCCCTGCCGCTCGCCTCCGTCGCGAAGCTGTACGTGCTCGGCGCGGTCGCGCGGGCCGTCGACAACGGGACGCTGTCGTGGGACGAGCAGTTGACCGTGACCGACGCACGCAAGTCGGCCCCGTCGGGACAGTTGCAGTTCGCTCCCGAGGGAACACCGGTGACGGTGCGCGAGGCGACCGACGCGATGATCGCGATCAGCGACAACACGGCCACCGATCTGCTGATGGATCGCATCGGACGGGACGCGGTCGAGTCCGAGGTCACCATCATGGGCGCCGCGAATCCTGCGGCGCTGACGCCCTTTCCGACGACACGCGAGTTCTTCGTGCTCGGGTGGGGACGGCCGGACCTGCGGGCGCAGTGGCGCGACGCCGACACGCAGACCCGCCGCGACATCCTGGCCGGTATCGAGAATCGCACCATCGACAGCGAACCCGTCGATCCGGTGACCGCCGACCTCGACTACCAGGGCATCGCGACGAGGCCCGGTACGCCGGACGGAGTCGAGTGGTTCGGCAGCGCGAACGACATCTGCCGCGCGTACGCGGCGTTGATCACGGGTCCGCAGATCGACGTCGTGCGCCAGGTCCTCGCGCTGAACCCCGGCGCCGAG
This window harbors:
- a CDS encoding carbonic anhydrase → MPNSSPRSAWNALVEGNRRFVDGRPEHPSQGVDHRASLVDGQHPTAIVFGCSDSRVAAEIIFDQGLGDMFVVRTAGQVVDSAVLGSLEFGAEVLEAPLIVILGHDSCGAVKATINALDEGTVPGGFIRDIVERVTPSVLNAHRLGYTRADDVEARHVLETGKLLIDRSSILEKRVAAGKLAIVGLTYKLAEGKVEFQGALGDIGHVEMGSTDRTDASDLLTSSATASDTP
- a CDS encoding A/G-specific adenine glycosylase; translated protein: MDSEVLVSWYRREARDLPWRRSGVSGWQILMSEVMLQQTPVARVAPIWVEWVQRWPVPSAMAASSRADVLRAWGKLGYPRRAARLHDCAAVLAEHHGDETPSDVETLLTLPGVGAYTARAVACFAYGQRVPVVDTNVRRVVARAVHGRAEPGNPSTTRDLADTEALLPEDVATAATLSAALMELGAVICTARNPACADCPLPSCAWVEAGRPAHDGPPRKVQKFAGTDRQVRGKLMDVLRSTMGPVEKSELDLVWTTDPGQRDRALNSLLVDGLVEQTSAGAFALAGEGS
- a CDS encoding alpha/beta fold hydrolase, producing the protein MLDDHGGSGVPLVLLHGLMGGPDTWRRQVPWLREHGHVLAARAAGHGRAAPATLTTEAFVDELREALAPFESVILIGHSMGALHAWCLAAREPDRVRGIVVEDMAPDFRGRTSDGWAAVIRAWPQPFPDEAAVLAYFGDVAGQYFLDSFERTPDGLHLHGDVDTFAAISDEWGRRDFWDEWRAVRAPALLLEAEHTVTPAGQMARMAALHHDSTYEVVAGAGHLVHDDRPGEYRCAVESFLRALPGEREGAGGRLLDEPVDQ
- a CDS encoding antibiotic biosynthesis monooxygenase family protein, with the protein product MPVVKINAIEVPEGAGPELEKRFAARAGSVDGSPGFLGFQLLRPVKGESRYFVVTQWEDEESFQAWSGGPAREAHSGERAKPVASGASLLEFDVVLDVPARRDGPADR
- a CDS encoding serine hydrolase, which gives rise to MPTSRRYAILAAAVTATLTLAGCSAGVDPLLESGAARGDGSTTEPADTTAAPAAGAPITAVTDTVLGWITTPDPTTLDPAAIDSFAAPELAQALAQVGGLLGPVAQILASGPLTVGERTEDGLESTVQLSTGRNAPVTLRLRATEDGLLSGIQALPDTEGVDSFASSDAALTALGARTSYVASRVTDGTCTPVHSLNADDSLPLASVAKLYVLGAVARAVDNGTLSWDEQLTVTDARKSAPSGQLQFAPEGTPVTVREATDAMIAISDNTATDLLMDRIGRDAVESEVTIMGAANPAALTPFPTTREFFVLGWGRPDLRAQWRDADTQTRRDILAGIENRTIDSEPVDPVTADLDYQGIATRPGTPDGVEWFGSANDICRAYAALITGPQIDVVRQVLALNPGAEVDPARWPYVAYKNGNAAGDVSGSWLLTDATGQDWVVATQLQSDEAIGPLDNAYAFAVVQGTFELLR